In the genome of Triticum urartu cultivar G1812 chromosome 5, Tu2.1, whole genome shotgun sequence, one region contains:
- the LOC125511561 gene encoding uncharacterized protein LOC125511561, protein MGVHAAPFPFPLPRREEDDADDDTIVLGRGGDRWGAAAMPAEDEAVEQSPTPPPISSCGRYILHRVCRFDTLAGVAIKYGVEVADVKRVNGLTADLQMFAHKTLRIPLPGRHPPAQHSPPSSSPAAAAAAREWTTRRPPKNAAALDPFQKPPRSTVSPSMSLLQGYYGLTPPPKRDLTDEGTEMATSVKGQHRKARSISTGFPGVNGDAGWATDDAEKHIRRRQKADLELTTMREDNGGALLPRTGEGLALRPKSGSRPDMNNSQQDLIAAGFVPSYGDGLLAVRKSSSTPEFQDSDNNIASVWLSKWNLKPDAFAVPLPILLLDSLPKPLFDSLPKPIAAWRNKAARD, encoded by the exons ATGGGCGTCCACGCGGCGCCcttccccttcccccttccccgccgggaggaggacgacgccgacgacgacaCCATCGTCCTCGGCCGAGGCGGCGACCGCTGGGGCGCCGCCGCGATGCCGGCGGAGGACGAGGCGGTAGAGCAGTCGCCCACGCCGCCGCCCATCTCCTCCTGCGGCCGCTACATCCTGCACCGCGTCTGCCGCTTCGACACGCTCGCCGGCGTCGCCATCAAGTACGGCGTCGAG GTGGCTGACGTGAAGCGGGTGAACGGCCTCACCGCCGACCTGCAGATGTTCGCGCACAAGACGCTGCGGATCCCGCTCCCCGGCCGCCACCCGCCCGCCCAACAttcccctccctcctcctccccggccgccgccgccgccgcaag GGAATGGACTACGCGCCGGCCTCCCAAAAATGCCGCTGCCTTGGACCCGTTCCAGAAACCGCCGCGCAGCACGGTTTCGCCGTCCATGAGCCTGTTGCAGGGATACTACGGTCTCACGCCACCTCCCAAGCGGGACCTGACAGACGAAGGCACCGAAATGGCGACGTCTGTCAAAG GCCAGCACAGGAAAGCGAGAAGCATATCAACCGGCTTCCCTGGTGTAAACGGGGATGCCGGCTGGGCGACGGATGACGCTGAAAAGCATATAAGGCGGCGCCAGAAAGCCGATCTCGAGCTGACAACGATGAGGGAGGACAATGGCGGTGCCCTGTTGCCGAGGACCGGGGAAGGCTTGGCGCTGAGGCCAAAGTCGGGAAGTCGGCCAGACATGAATAACAGCCAGCAGGATCTCATCGCGGCAGGGTTCGTGCCTTCGTATGGCGATGGGCTGCTCGCCGTCAGGAAATCGTCCAGCACCCCTGAGTTCCAGGACTCAGACAACAACATTGCTTCCGTGTGGCTGAGCAAGTGGAACCTGAAACCAGACGCCTTCGCGGTGCCTCTCCCGATCCTGCTCCTGGACAGCCTTCCGAAGCCGCTCTTCGACAGTCTTCCGAAGCCCATTG